A DNA window from Citrobacter tructae contains the following coding sequences:
- the rsgA gene encoding small ribosomal subunit biogenesis GTPase RsgA — MSKNKLSKGQQRRVNANHQRRLKTSTEKPDYDDNLFGETAEGIVISRFGMHADVESADGEVHRCNIRRTIRSLVTGDRVVWRPGKAAAEGVNVKGIVEAVHERTSVLTRPDFYDGVKPIAANIDQIVIVSAILPELSLNIIDRYLVACETLQVEPIIVLNKIDLLDDEGMAFVNEQMDIYRNIGYRLLMVSSHKKDGLQPLEEALTDRISIFAGQSGVGKSSLLNNLLGLQKEILTNDVSDNSGLGQHTTTASRLYHFPHGGDVIDSPGVREFGLWHLEPEQITHGFVEFHDYLGHCKYRDCKHDTDPGCAIREAVEKGAIAETRFENYHRILESMAQVKTRKNFSDTDN, encoded by the coding sequence TTGAGTAAGAATAAACTCTCCAAAGGCCAACAGCGCCGCGTGAACGCCAATCACCAGCGTCGTCTTAAAACGTCCACGGAGAAGCCAGACTACGACGACAACCTGTTTGGTGAGACCGCTGAAGGCATTGTTATCAGCCGTTTTGGCATGCATGCCGATGTGGAATCTGCCGATGGCGAAGTTCACCGTTGCAACATCCGCCGTACAATTCGTTCGCTGGTTACCGGCGATCGCGTCGTCTGGCGTCCGGGTAAAGCAGCGGCCGAAGGCGTGAACGTGAAAGGGATTGTTGAAGCGGTACACGAACGTACCTCGGTGCTTACGCGCCCAGACTTTTACGACGGCGTAAAACCCATTGCGGCCAACATCGACCAAATCGTCATTGTCTCAGCCATCTTACCCGAGCTGTCACTCAATATTATCGACCGATATCTGGTTGCCTGCGAAACATTGCAGGTTGAGCCCATTATCGTACTCAACAAGATCGATTTGCTCGACGATGAAGGCATGGCCTTCGTGAATGAGCAGATGGATATCTACCGTAATATTGGCTATCGCTTGTTGATGGTATCAAGCCATAAAAAAGACGGGCTGCAGCCACTTGAAGAAGCCTTGACCGATCGTATTAGCATTTTTGCCGGTCAGTCAGGCGTAGGCAAATCTAGCCTGCTCAATAACCTTCTCGGCCTGCAAAAAGAGATCCTGACCAACGATGTCTCCGATAACTCCGGTCTGGGACAACACACCACGACAGCCTCTCGCCTGTACCATTTCCCGCACGGCGGTGACGTCATTGACTCCCCCGGTGTACGTGAGTTTGGGCTGTGGCATCTTGAGCCGGAACAAATCACCCACGGTTTTGTCGAATTCCATGACTATTTAGGTCATTGCAAATATCGCGACTGCAAACATGATACGGACCCAGGCTGCGCTATCCGTGAGGCTGTAGAGAAAGGGGCAATAGCCGAAACTCGGTTTGAGAATTATCACCGTATCCTCGAAAGCATGGCGCAGGTAAAAACGCGTAAAAACTTTTCTGATACTGACAACTGA
- the queG gene encoding tRNA epoxyqueuosine(34) reductase QueG — MSEPLDLNQLAQKIKQWGLELGFQQVGITDTDLSEAEPKLQAWLDKQYHGEMDWMARHGMMRARPHELLPGTLRVISVRMNYLPAKAAFASTLKNPSLGYVSRYALGRDYHKLLRNRLKKLGELIQQHCASLNFRPFVDSAPILERPLAEKAGLGWIGKHSLILNREAGSFFFLGELLIDLPLPVDRPIEEGCGKCVACMTICPTGAIVEPYTVDARRCISYLTIELEGAIPEEFRPLLGNRIYGCDDCQLICPWNRYSQLTEEDDFSPRKQLHAPELIELFSWSEAWFLKVTEGSAIRRIGHLRWLRNIAVALGNAPWDEAVINALENRRGEHPLLDEHIEWAIAQQIKKRNACVIEVQLPKKQRLVRVIEKGLPRDA; from the coding sequence ATGTCAGAGCCCCTCGATCTCAATCAGTTAGCACAAAAAATTAAGCAGTGGGGGCTGGAACTTGGCTTTCAGCAGGTCGGTATTACCGATACCGACCTTAGCGAAGCCGAGCCCAAACTGCAGGCCTGGCTGGATAAACAATACCACGGCGAAATGGACTGGATGGCCCGTCACGGCATGATGCGCGCCCGCCCCCACGAATTATTACCCGGCACTTTGCGCGTCATCAGCGTACGGATGAACTATCTTCCCGCCAAGGCAGCGTTTGCCAGCACGCTAAAAAATCCCTCTCTGGGTTATGTCAGCCGTTATGCACTGGGCCGTGACTACCATAAGCTACTACGTAACCGTTTAAAAAAACTGGGAGAGTTGATCCAGCAGCATTGCGCTTCGCTGAATTTTAGACCTTTTGTCGATTCTGCGCCCATTCTTGAGCGTCCACTGGCGGAAAAAGCTGGACTCGGCTGGATTGGTAAGCACTCACTAATTCTTAACCGCGAAGCCGGGTCATTTTTCTTCCTCGGCGAACTGCTGATCGATTTACCGCTACCTGTGGATCGACCCATAGAAGAAGGCTGCGGCAAATGCGTAGCCTGTATGACCATTTGCCCCACGGGTGCCATCGTTGAGCCGTACACAGTTGATGCCCGCCGCTGTATTTCCTATCTCACTATCGAGCTGGAAGGCGCTATCCCGGAAGAATTTCGCCCACTGTTGGGTAACCGAATCTATGGCTGCGATGACTGCCAGCTCATTTGTCCCTGGAATCGTTATTCACAGCTAACCGAAGAAGATGACTTTAGTCCACGCAAACAGCTACATGCCCCGGAACTGATTGAACTTTTTAGCTGGAGCGAAGCGTGGTTTTTAAAAGTGACGGAAGGTTCGGCTATTCGCCGCATTGGACACCTGCGCTGGTTGCGAAATATCGCCGTCGCGTTGGGAAATGCCCCCTGGGATGAAGCCGTGATTAATGCTCTGGAAAATCGCAGAGGTGAGCACCCACTTCTCGACGAACACATAGAATGGGCGATTGCGCAGCAGATTAAGAAACGAAATGCATGTGTGATTGAGGTGCAGTTACCGAAGAAACAACGTCTGGTCAGGGTTATTGAAAAGGGTCTGCCGCGTGACGCTTAA
- the orn gene encoding oligoribonuclease: MSGNENNLIWIDLEMTGLDPERDRIIEIATLVTDANLNILAEGPTIAVHQSDEQLALMDDWNVRTHTGSGLVERVKASTMGDREAELATLAFLKEWVPEGKSPICGNSIGQDRRFLFKYMPELEAYFHYRYLDVSTLKELVRRWKPEILDGFTKQGTHQAMDDIRESVAELAYYREHFIKL; this comes from the coding sequence ATGAGTGGCAATGAAAACAACCTGATTTGGATCGATCTGGAGATGACAGGTCTGGATCCCGAGCGCGATCGCATTATTGAGATCGCTACGCTGGTGACCGATGCCAACCTGAATATTTTGGCTGAAGGGCCGACGATTGCCGTCCACCAGTCCGACGAGCAGCTGGCGTTGATGGATGACTGGAACGTGCGTACACACACCGGAAGTGGGCTGGTGGAGCGCGTGAAAGCGAGCACTATGGGCGATCGTGAAGCAGAACTGGCGACGCTGGCGTTTTTAAAAGAGTGGGTTCCTGAAGGTAAATCACCTATTTGCGGCAACAGCATCGGTCAGGATCGTCGCTTCCTGTTTAAATACATGCCGGAACTGGAGGCCTATTTCCATTATCGCTATCTGGACGTTAGCACGCTGAAAGAACTGGTTCGTCGCTGGAAGCCGGAAATCCTCGATGGCTTCACGAAGCAGGGGACGCATCAGGCGATGGACGACATTCGTGAATCGGTTGCCGAGCTTGCTTACTATCGCGAACATTTTATTAAGCTTTGA
- the nnr gene encoding bifunctional ADP-dependent NAD(P)H-hydrate dehydratase/NAD(P)H-hydrate epimerase, which produces MTDHTMKKNPASIPHSVWHADDIKRMEREAADSLGLTLYELMQRAGEAAFLVVRNAYPDARHWLVLCGHGNNGGDGYVVARLANASGIHVTLLAQESDKPLPEEAEQARNAWLNAGGVIHSIDITWPGGVDVIIDALLGTGLTHAPRDPLVKLIERANAHTAPAVAIDIPSGLLAQTGATPGAVINATHTVTFIALKPGLFTGKARDVTGRIHFSSLGLDAWLAEQEAPIQRFDASQLAGWLPPRQPTSHKGSHGRLVIIGGDYGTAGAIRMAGEAALRAGAGLVKVLTRRENIAPILTARPELMVDELTPRTVDESLAWADVVVIGPGLGQQEWGKKALQKVENFRKPMLWDADALNLLAINPDKRHNRVITPHPGEAARLLGCSITEIEDDRLLSAQRLVKRYGGVVVLKGAGTVVASEHNALGIIDAGNAGMASGGMGDVLSGIIGALLGQKLTPYDAACAGCVAHGAAADVLAARFGTRGMLATDLFTTLQRIVNPDVIDVYHDESSNSATG; this is translated from the coding sequence ATGACGGACCATACAATGAAGAAAAACCCCGCAAGTATACCACACTCCGTCTGGCACGCCGATGACATCAAACGGATGGAACGTGAGGCGGCAGACAGCCTTGGGTTGACGCTGTATGAGTTGATGCAACGCGCGGGAGAGGCTGCGTTCCTTGTTGTTCGCAATGCGTATCCTGACGCGCGGCACTGGTTGGTGCTCTGCGGTCATGGCAATAACGGCGGCGATGGCTATGTCGTGGCGAGGCTTGCCAACGCGTCGGGTATTCACGTCACGCTACTGGCGCAGGAGAGCGACAAGCCTCTCCCGGAAGAGGCAGAACAAGCACGTAACGCCTGGCTGAATGCGGGGGGCGTCATTCATTCTATAGATATCACCTGGCCGGGCGGTGTTGATGTCATTATCGATGCGCTGTTAGGTACCGGCTTAACACACGCGCCGCGCGACCCTCTGGTTAAATTAATCGAACGTGCGAATGCCCATACAGCCCCAGCGGTGGCGATCGATATTCCTTCCGGCCTGCTGGCGCAGACGGGGGCGACGCCTGGTGCAGTCATCAACGCCACTCATACCGTCACTTTTATTGCACTGAAACCTGGTCTGTTCACCGGCAAAGCGCGTGATGTTACCGGGCGTATACATTTTAGCTCACTCGGGCTGGATGCCTGGCTGGCAGAACAGGAAGCGCCGATTCAGCGCTTTGATGCTTCGCAGCTTGCGGGCTGGTTACCACCGCGCCAACCAACCTCTCATAAAGGGTCGCATGGCAGGCTGGTGATTATCGGCGGTGACTACGGTACGGCAGGCGCAATACGCATGGCCGGTGAAGCGGCGCTGCGCGCTGGTGCCGGGTTGGTTAAAGTGCTAACGCGCCGTGAAAATATTGCGCCGATTCTGACTGCCCGCCCGGAGTTGATGGTCGACGAGTTGACGCCTCGCACGGTGGATGAAAGTCTGGCGTGGGCGGATGTGGTGGTCATCGGTCCAGGGCTTGGACAGCAAGAGTGGGGCAAAAAAGCGCTGCAAAAAGTTGAGAATTTTCGTAAACCGATGCTCTGGGATGCTGATGCGCTTAACCTGCTGGCAATCAATCCCGATAAACGTCACAATCGCGTGATCACGCCGCATCCGGGTGAGGCTGCGCGTCTGTTGGGCTGTTCCATTACAGAAATTGAAGACGATCGCTTACTTTCTGCACAACGTCTGGTAAAACGGTACGGAGGTGTGGTGGTGCTGAAAGGCGCGGGTACGGTTGTGGCCTCTGAACACAATGCGTTAGGTATTATCGATGCCGGTAATGCAGGAATGGCCAGCGGCGGTATGGGCGATGTGCTCTCCGGTATCATTGGCGCATTGCTCGGACAGAAGCTTACCCCGTATGATGCTGCGTGTGCGGGATGTGTGGCGCACGGTGCGGCTGCGGATGTGCTGGCGGCGCGTTTTGGTACGCGCGGCATGCTGGCGACAGATCTCTTTACCACGCTACAGCGTATTGTTAAC